From Achromobacter spanius, a single genomic window includes:
- the clpA gene encoding ATP-dependent Clp protease ATP-binding subunit ClpA — translation MISQELEVSLHMAFVEARSARHEFITVEHLLLALLDNASAVEVLRACAANLDDLRRNLRQFVSENTPVIPSGAEVDTQPTLGFQRVIQRAIMHVSAGGTGKKPVTGANVLVAIFGEKDSHAVYYLQQQGVTRLDVVNFLSHGITKQPQVESAAVQKEQQPNGEEQGDSRQSPLDQYATDLNAAALAGRIDPLIGREHEVERVIQVLCRRRKNNPLLVGEAGVGKTAIAEGLAWRITRGEVPEVLQAAQVFSLDMGALLAGTKYRGDFEQRLKGVLKQIRGNPDAILFIDEIHTLIGAGSASGGTLDASNLLKPALSSGQLKCIGATTYTEYRGVFEKDHALSRRFQKIDVPEPSIEQTVQILRGLKSRFEEHHSVRYSAAALSAAAELSARFINDRHLPDKAIDVIDEAGAAQRLLPRSRQKKVIGKVDIENIVSKIARIPPQSVSNDDRSKLATLDRDLKTVVFGQDGAIDALSAAIKMARSGLGKPEKPIGAFLLSGPTGVGKTEVARQLAFTLGVELLRFDMSEYMERHAVSRLIGAPPGYVGFDQGGLLTEAITKQPHCVLLLDEIEKAHPDVFNILLQVMDHGTLTDNNGRKADFRNVILIMTTNAGAETLNRPSIGFANSRMVGDEMAEIRRMFTPEFRNRLDAIIPFAALDHEVIMRVVDKFLMQLEDQLHERRVEAVFTTRLREHLAKEGFDPLMGARPMQRLIQDTIRRALADELLFGKLVDGGSVTVDLDESGKVTLDFDDSGKPPSSDAPDKQEVELVD, via the coding sequence GTGATTTCTCAAGAGCTTGAAGTCAGCCTGCATATGGCTTTCGTCGAGGCCCGTTCGGCCCGGCACGAATTTATTACCGTCGAGCACCTGCTGTTGGCGTTGCTCGACAACGCTTCGGCGGTCGAGGTCCTGCGCGCCTGCGCAGCCAACCTGGATGATCTGCGCCGCAACCTGCGCCAGTTCGTTTCGGAAAACACGCCGGTAATTCCCAGCGGCGCCGAAGTCGACACGCAGCCCACGTTGGGTTTCCAGCGCGTCATTCAGCGCGCGATCATGCACGTCTCCGCCGGCGGCACGGGCAAGAAGCCCGTCACGGGCGCGAACGTGCTGGTGGCCATTTTTGGCGAAAAAGACTCGCACGCCGTGTACTACCTGCAACAGCAGGGCGTCACGCGCCTGGATGTGGTCAATTTCCTGTCCCATGGCATTACCAAACAGCCGCAGGTGGAGTCCGCCGCCGTGCAGAAAGAGCAACAGCCCAATGGTGAAGAGCAGGGCGATTCGCGTCAGTCGCCGCTGGATCAGTACGCCACCGACCTGAACGCCGCCGCGCTGGCCGGCCGCATCGATCCCCTGATCGGCCGCGAGCACGAAGTCGAGCGCGTCATTCAGGTGCTGTGCCGCCGCCGCAAGAACAACCCGCTTCTGGTGGGCGAAGCCGGCGTTGGCAAGACCGCCATCGCGGAAGGCCTGGCCTGGCGCATCACGCGCGGCGAAGTGCCCGAAGTCCTGCAGGCCGCTCAGGTCTTTTCGCTGGACATGGGCGCGTTGCTTGCCGGCACCAAGTACCGCGGCGATTTCGAACAGCGTCTGAAAGGCGTGCTCAAGCAGATCCGCGGTAATCCCGATGCGATCCTGTTCATCGACGAAATCCACACGCTGATCGGCGCCGGTTCCGCGTCGGGCGGTACGCTGGATGCCTCCAACCTGCTCAAGCCGGCCTTGTCGTCGGGGCAGTTGAAGTGCATCGGTGCAACCACCTACACCGAATATCGTGGCGTCTTCGAAAAAGATCACGCGCTGTCGCGCCGGTTCCAGAAGATCGACGTGCCCGAGCCCAGCATCGAACAGACCGTGCAAATCTTGCGCGGCCTGAAGAGCCGCTTCGAAGAGCACCACAGCGTGCGCTATTCGGCTGCGGCGCTGTCGGCTGCGGCCGAACTGTCGGCGCGCTTCATCAATGACCGCCACCTGCCCGACAAGGCCATCGACGTGATCGACGAGGCCGGCGCCGCGCAACGTCTGCTGCCGCGTTCGCGCCAGAAGAAGGTGATCGGCAAGGTCGATATCGAGAACATCGTTTCCAAGATCGCGCGCATCCCGCCGCAGTCCGTCTCCAACGACGACCGCAGCAAGCTCGCCACGCTGGATCGCGACTTGAAGACGGTGGTGTTTGGTCAGGATGGCGCCATTGACGCGCTGTCCGCCGCCATCAAGATGGCGCGCTCGGGCCTGGGCAAGCCGGAAAAGCCGATCGGCGCCTTCCTGTTGTCGGGCCCCACGGGCGTGGGCAAGACCGAGGTCGCGCGTCAACTGGCATTCACGCTGGGCGTCGAACTGCTGCGTTTCGACATGTCGGAATACATGGAACGCCACGCGGTGTCGCGCCTGATCGGCGCGCCGCCGGGATACGTGGGTTTCGATCAGGGCGGCCTGCTCACCGAGGCGATCACCAAGCAGCCGCACTGCGTGCTGCTGCTCGACGAAATCGAAAAGGCGCATCCGGATGTGTTCAACATCCTGCTGCAGGTCATGGACCACGGCACGCTGACCGACAACAACGGCCGCAAGGCAGACTTCCGCAACGTCATTCTCATCATGACGACCAACGCGGGCGCCGAGACCTTGAACCGTCCGTCGATCGGTTTTGCGAATTCGCGGATGGTGGGCGACGAAATGGCGGAAATCCGCCGCATGTTCACCCCTGAATTCCGCAACCGCCTGGACGCGATCATTCCCTTTGCCGCGCTGGACCACGAGGTCATCATGCGCGTCGTGGACAAGTTCCTCATGCAGCTTGAAGACCAGTTGCACGAGCGTCGCGTGGAAGCCGTATTCACCACGCGCCTGCGTGAACACCTTGCCAAGGAGGGGTTCGATCCGCTGATGGGCGCGCGTCCCATGCAACGTCTTATTCAGGACACCATCCGGCGTGCGCTGGCCGACGAGCTGCTGTTTGGCAAGCTGGTCGACGGCGGCTCGGTCACGGTGGATCTGGACGAGTCGGGCAAGGTCACGCTGGACTTTGACGACAGCGGCAAGCCGCCTTCGTCGGATGCGCCGGACAAGCAGGAAGTCGAACTCGTCGACTGA
- the pbpC gene encoding penicillin-binding protein 1C, translating to MNAAAACRAGASRARRWRRRGIFAASALSALAALLFALDRLYPLPPIDSGGAAVVVAADGTPLRNYPSRDGIWRYPVQPDQVSPHYLETLLTYEDRWFYWHPGVNPVALARAGWQWATNRRIVSGGSTLTMQVARLIDPQLAGKPSRTMSAKLRQAWRAVQLEMHYSKDEILSLYLTHAPMGGIVEGVEMGARLWLGKPARDLGPAEAAMLTALPQAPSRLRPDRHPEAAQAARDKVLDRMAELGRWTPAEVADAKIETVIAPPLRARWLAPLAAQRLLLEAGGARRAGGRPPLVTSTLDADMQASVEQMLLDRVDNLPPKVSMAVLVMDNDTLEIKAYAGSADFSDDSRYSHVDMVRGVRSPGSTLKPFLYAQALDEGLIHSESLLMDAPMSFGGYAPGNFQAAFAGPISVAQALQRSLNVPAVDLLDRVGPVSFASVMLAGGVKLRMPAGAEPNLSLILGGGGTTLEELVGAYRALARDGVSGRPRLRPEQPLVESRMMSPGAAWIVRDILEGGGHPDRPFYQSGNPGRQLAWKTGTSFGFRDAWAVGVTDRWTIGVWVGRPDGTPNPGFFGANVAAPLLQDIVAALPEGAQQVRVRPETVQAVVTCWPLGYRLGSEPSGTCPEQRAAWMLNETAPPSFAGYADATQGPLRLGGVANGSVLRPVPGMRQVALDVDVQGAEGEVWWMLDGRVASHGAAGHPFNLVLAHDGRYTLTVMDTHGRHDSVVFEIAGVTP from the coding sequence TTGAACGCCGCCGCTGCTTGCCGGGCGGGCGCATCGCGCGCCCGCCGCTGGCGGCGGCGCGGCATCTTCGCGGCCAGCGCGTTGTCAGCGCTGGCCGCGTTGTTATTCGCGCTCGACCGTCTGTATCCGCTGCCCCCCATCGACTCGGGCGGGGCGGCGGTCGTCGTCGCCGCCGACGGCACGCCGCTGCGTAACTATCCCAGCCGCGACGGCATCTGGCGCTATCCAGTCCAGCCCGATCAGGTCTCCCCCCACTATCTGGAAACGCTCCTGACCTACGAGGACCGCTGGTTCTACTGGCATCCGGGCGTGAACCCCGTGGCGCTCGCGCGCGCGGGCTGGCAGTGGGCCACCAACCGCCGCATCGTGTCCGGCGGATCCACGCTGACCATGCAGGTGGCGCGGCTGATCGATCCGCAACTGGCGGGCAAGCCGTCGCGCACGATGTCGGCCAAGCTGCGACAGGCGTGGCGCGCCGTGCAGCTGGAAATGCACTACAGCAAGGACGAGATTCTTTCGCTGTATCTGACGCATGCGCCGATGGGTGGCATTGTCGAGGGCGTTGAAATGGGGGCGCGGCTCTGGCTGGGCAAGCCGGCCCGCGACCTGGGCCCGGCCGAGGCCGCCATGCTGACCGCCTTGCCGCAGGCGCCGTCGCGGCTGCGACCCGATCGCCACCCCGAGGCCGCTCAGGCTGCCCGTGACAAGGTGCTGGACCGCATGGCCGAACTGGGCCGCTGGACCCCGGCCGAGGTCGCCGACGCCAAGATCGAAACCGTCATTGCGCCACCCTTGCGGGCGCGCTGGCTCGCGCCTCTGGCGGCGCAGCGCCTGCTCCTTGAAGCGGGCGGTGCACGCCGCGCAGGCGGGCGGCCACCGCTAGTCACTTCCACGCTGGATGCCGACATGCAGGCATCGGTGGAACAAATGTTGCTGGACCGGGTCGATAACCTTCCGCCGAAGGTGTCGATGGCGGTGCTGGTGATGGACAACGATACGCTGGAGATCAAGGCCTACGCCGGTTCGGCGGATTTTTCCGATGATTCCCGCTACTCGCACGTGGACATGGTGCGCGGCGTGCGTTCGCCGGGGTCGACGCTCAAGCCTTTTCTGTATGCCCAGGCCCTGGACGAGGGACTGATCCATTCGGAAAGCTTGCTGATGGACGCACCGATGTCGTTCGGCGGTTACGCGCCCGGCAATTTCCAGGCCGCCTTCGCGGGGCCGATCAGCGTGGCGCAGGCGCTGCAGCGGTCGCTGAACGTGCCCGCCGTGGACCTGCTGGACCGGGTCGGGCCGGTCAGTTTTGCCTCGGTTATGCTGGCGGGCGGCGTCAAGTTACGCATGCCTGCGGGCGCCGAGCCAAATCTGAGCTTGATTTTGGGCGGGGGTGGCACCACATTGGAAGAACTGGTCGGCGCTTATCGCGCGTTGGCCCGGGACGGCGTCTCGGGGCGGCCCCGTCTCAGGCCGGAGCAGCCCCTTGTCGAGTCCCGTATGATGAGTCCTGGCGCGGCCTGGATCGTCCGGGACATCCTCGAAGGCGGTGGACACCCGGACCGGCCGTTTTACCAGTCGGGCAATCCCGGCCGGCAACTGGCCTGGAAAACCGGGACCAGTTTCGGTTTCCGGGACGCCTGGGCAGTCGGAGTGACCGACAGATGGACGATCGGCGTATGGGTCGGCAGGCCCGACGGTACGCCGAATCCGGGATTTTTCGGGGCGAATGTGGCGGCGCCGCTACTGCAAGATATTGTGGCGGCATTGCCCGAAGGCGCCCAGCAAGTCCGCGTCAGGCCCGAAACGGTGCAGGCGGTGGTGACATGCTGGCCCCTGGGTTACAGGTTGGGCAGCGAGCCCTCGGGCACGTGTCCTGAGCAGCGCGCAGCATGGATGCTCAATGAAACGGCGCCGCCGTCGTTTGCCGGTTATGCCGATGCCACCCAGGGTCCGCTGCGGCTCGGCGGCGTGGCCAACGGCTCGGTGCTGCGGCCCGTGCCCGGCATGCGGCAAGTCGCGCTGGACGTCGATGTCCAGGGCGCTGAAGGCGAAGTATGGTGGATGCTCGATGGTCGTGTCGCAAGTCATGGCGCCGCGGGTCATCCGTTTAATTTGGTGCTGGCGCACGACGGCCGGTATACGCTAACCGTCATGGATACACATGGCCGGCACGACAGTGTGGTTTTTGAAATCGCTGGCGTTACGCCATGA